The following proteins are encoded in a genomic region of Vibrio tasmaniensis:
- a CDS encoding TIGR03503 family protein, translating to MLRVLATGCLLLLSFGLHAATESVMSLLDNRFRVDPTIEQVTFVIYRADNSKPVVLVRPDGKKYHALRHADNVRWYQESSMDIISIDNPMPGPWQAVGKVSPKNNIKLLSHLVLDANEFPDKLYQTERIKFTARLTSDGKPLVLRDFLDRVKLKVTFTKFVENEESLVREARPIPVVMGEFADDGVDLDEKSGDGVFTVSLPMDIEPGKYRARITSGNGVFLRAQEQEVLVYPTPITTTFIQSRKEGLSHTVVASGEPGMIAPSSLAAHVEYKAPDGYVVYEQGQAEADAMKVSLALPYNDDLGIYTWSGMIYATDASSQRPLIFPITEQSYSVVQEIDLAESRRLQEEALAEQKRIAEKLMILQKREDDRQRSIMIIAVGNVAAILLGLLIWFVIRKIKAKKRALPEMQLKAPK from the coding sequence ATGTTAAGGGTATTGGCTACCGGTTGTTTATTGCTGTTGAGCTTTGGCTTACACGCAGCAACAGAATCCGTAATGAGTTTATTGGATAATCGCTTTCGAGTTGATCCCACTATCGAACAAGTTACTTTTGTGATCTATCGAGCCGATAATTCTAAACCCGTCGTCTTGGTTCGTCCTGATGGCAAGAAGTATCACGCTTTGCGTCATGCTGATAATGTCCGTTGGTACCAAGAATCGTCAATGGATATTATCTCTATCGACAATCCGATGCCGGGTCCTTGGCAAGCGGTAGGTAAGGTCTCACCTAAAAATAATATCAAACTCTTATCTCATCTGGTTTTAGACGCCAATGAATTTCCAGATAAGTTGTATCAAACCGAACGTATCAAATTTACTGCCCGTTTGACTTCAGACGGTAAGCCGCTTGTGCTGCGTGACTTTCTTGACCGAGTGAAACTTAAAGTAACATTCACTAAATTCGTCGAAAACGAAGAGTCCTTAGTGAGAGAAGCGCGGCCAATTCCAGTTGTCATGGGTGAGTTTGCCGATGATGGCGTTGATCTTGACGAAAAATCTGGAGATGGTGTGTTCACTGTGTCGTTACCAATGGATATTGAGCCTGGTAAATATCGAGCTCGAATTACTTCTGGTAATGGTGTATTCCTGCGAGCGCAAGAGCAAGAGGTCTTGGTCTACCCAACGCCAATCACGACCACCTTCATTCAGTCTCGTAAAGAAGGCTTATCTCATACCGTCGTGGCGTCTGGCGAGCCAGGTATGATTGCACCGAGCTCGTTAGCAGCTCACGTTGAGTACAAAGCCCCTGATGGGTATGTGGTGTATGAGCAAGGCCAAGCTGAAGCTGATGCGATGAAAGTGTCTTTAGCGTTGCCTTACAATGATGATTTAGGAATTTATACTTGGTCGGGGATGATATACGCCACCGATGCTTCAAGCCAGCGTCCACTTATCTTCCCGATTACCGAGCAATCGTACAGCGTTGTTCAAGAGATAGATCTAGCAGAATCTCGACGTCTTCAAGAAGAGGCACTTGCTGAGCAGAAGCGTATTGCTGAGAAATTAATGATTCTTCAAAAAAGAGAAGATGATAGGCAGCGCAGCATAATGATTATAGCGGTAGGTAATGTGGCTGCGATTTTATTAGGCTTACTGATTTGGTTTGTAATACGTAAAATCAAAGCGAAGAAGAGAGCGCTGCCTGAGATGCAACTCAAGGCGCCTAAGTAA
- the dnaQ gene encoding DNA polymerase III subunit epsilon, whose product MNTSSTPEQSTNEKNSSNENKRIVVLDTETTGMNTEGGPHYMGHRIVEIGAVEIINRRLTGRHFHVYIKPDRAIQEEAIGVHGITDEFLIDKPEYQDIHKEFLDFIKGAELVAHNAPFDTGFMDYEFEKLNPAIGKTDDYCKVTDTLAMAKKIFPGKRNNLDILCDRYGIDNSHRTLHGALLDAEILADVYLLMTGGQTSLQFNAGQQEGEGESIRRAESGRKSLKVLRATADEVEAHQSRLDLVEKSGSCLWRQ is encoded by the coding sequence ATGAATACCAGTAGCACTCCAGAACAAAGCACGAACGAAAAAAACAGTTCGAATGAAAATAAACGCATCGTTGTACTCGATACCGAAACCACCGGTATGAATACAGAGGGTGGCCCTCACTATATGGGGCATCGCATCGTTGAGATTGGTGCAGTAGAGATCATCAACCGTAGGCTGACGGGGCGTCACTTTCACGTCTATATCAAGCCCGATCGTGCCATTCAAGAAGAGGCAATTGGCGTTCACGGTATTACCGATGAATTCTTGATTGATAAACCAGAATACCAAGACATACATAAAGAGTTTCTCGACTTTATTAAAGGTGCGGAGCTGGTGGCTCATAACGCGCCCTTCGATACGGGCTTTATGGATTATGAGTTTGAGAAGCTTAATCCCGCGATAGGTAAAACGGATGACTACTGTAAAGTTACCGATACCTTGGCTATGGCGAAGAAGATATTCCCAGGGAAAAGAAACAACCTAGATATCTTATGTGATCGTTATGGTATTGATAACTCGCATCGTACTCTTCACGGCGCATTGCTCGATGCGGAGATTCTAGCTGACGTCTATTTATTGATGACGGGTGGGCAAACTTCGCTGCAATTTAACGCTGGCCAACAAGAAGGCGAAGGCGAAAGCATACGAAGAGCAGAAAGTGGTCGAAAATCCCTAAAGGTTTTGCGAGCTACGGCCGATGAAGTAGAAGCGCATCAAAGTCGTTTAGACCTCGTCGAGAAAAGCGGAAGCTGTCTCTGGCGTCAGTAG
- the rnhA gene encoding ribonuclease HI has translation MTKQVEIFTDGSCLGNPGPGGYGIVLRYKKVEKTLAEGFTLTTNNRMEMLAAVVALQALKEPCSVILTTDSQYVRQGITQWIHNWKKRDWKTADKKPVKNADLWQRLDKETARHSVDWRWVKGHAGHRENEMCDDLARTAAENPTQEDTGYQPS, from the coding sequence ATGACGAAACAAGTTGAAATTTTCACTGATGGTTCTTGTTTAGGCAACCCAGGTCCTGGTGGCTACGGCATCGTACTTCGCTACAAAAAAGTCGAGAAGACGTTAGCCGAAGGTTTCACCCTGACCACCAATAACCGTATGGAAATGCTCGCCGCTGTTGTGGCTCTCCAAGCCCTCAAAGAGCCTTGCTCTGTCATTCTGACCACAGATAGCCAATACGTGCGTCAAGGTATCACCCAGTGGATTCATAACTGGAAAAAGCGCGACTGGAAAACAGCCGATAAGAAACCGGTTAAAAACGCAGACTTGTGGCAAAGGCTCGACAAAGAGACGGCACGTCATAGCGTTGATTGGCGCTGGGTTAAAGGACACGCTGGGCACCGAGAAAATGAAATGTGTGATGATTTAGCGCGCACCGCGGCTGAAAACCCAACTCAAGAAGATACAGGCTATCAACCAAGCTAA
- a CDS encoding class I SAM-dependent methyltransferase: MKPARSRKKFERPYTWAQLHNGDWLRESIQTRLDEWCPKLFGYHMLKLGGLSSEISSCTCNIQHQVNLDIQNPLHNVIADGYNLPFLEKSFDVVVLSHQLDYSNDPHRLLREVDRVMMDDGYIIITGFNPISVTGLASLMPWRKNSLPWSGRMYTPNRIKDWLGVLNYEVIHCDTYALFPMSKYQAMWTWLENSLGSCASFAGSQYFIVARKRTYPLKPIKPHWHLKRRFSPVGASFRTNTRRTLDSAKTSYPLKTEKADS, from the coding sequence ATGAAGCCAGCGCGTAGCAGAAAGAAGTTTGAGCGTCCTTACACTTGGGCACAGTTGCACAATGGGGACTGGTTGAGAGAATCAATTCAAACTCGACTCGATGAGTGGTGTCCAAAGCTTTTTGGTTACCACATGCTCAAGCTCGGCGGCCTCAGTAGTGAGATTTCTAGCTGCACATGCAACATTCAACATCAAGTAAACCTAGATATCCAGAACCCATTACATAATGTGATAGCAGATGGCTATAATTTGCCCTTTTTAGAGAAAAGCTTTGATGTTGTGGTGCTGAGTCATCAGTTAGATTATAGCAACGACCCACACCGACTATTGAGAGAAGTCGATCGAGTGATGATGGATGATGGCTATATCATTATCACCGGTTTTAACCCAATCAGTGTCACTGGGCTTGCCAGTTTGATGCCTTGGCGAAAGAACAGCTTGCCATGGAGTGGGCGTATGTATACGCCAAACCGAATTAAAGATTGGCTAGGCGTACTGAATTATGAAGTCATTCATTGTGACACCTACGCACTGTTCCCGATGAGTAAATACCAAGCGATGTGGACGTGGCTGGAGAACAGCTTAGGCAGCTGCGCATCTTTCGCTGGTAGCCAATACTTTATTGTTGCTCGTAAACGTACTTATCCACTTAAGCCTATCAAGCCACATTGGCACCTTAAGCGACGTTTTTCTCCTGTAGGAGCCAGTTTTAGAACCAATACGCGTCGCACCTTGGACTCCGCTAAAACTTCGTATCCGTTAAAAACAGAAAAAGCCGACTCGTAG
- the gloB gene encoding hydroxyacylglutathione hydrolase: MLHIKSIPAFNDNYIWLIENSDRRCAVVDPGDAAPVLEYLAHHELTLDAILITHHHHDHIGGVPELVRQFPGVDVVGPKNEPIPTLTHPVDDGDQLELFGEVFLVLGLSGHTAGHIGYVGDAKLFCGDVLFSAGCGRIMEGTPLQMFDALNKITALPQETEVYCAHEYTAANIAFALAVEPNNQHLKQYRDQVNRLRAQNKSTIPTNLRQEKFVNPFLRYTEPSVVKSVSNRTEQTDPLSVFTALRAWKNEF, from the coding sequence ATGTTACATATCAAAAGCATACCTGCATTTAACGATAATTACATCTGGCTGATTGAAAATAGCGATCGCCGTTGTGCTGTCGTCGACCCTGGTGATGCGGCTCCAGTATTAGAGTACTTGGCACATCATGAGCTAACTTTAGATGCAATCTTGATTACACACCACCACCACGATCACATTGGTGGCGTGCCAGAGCTGGTAAGACAATTTCCTGGCGTGGATGTCGTCGGTCCCAAAAATGAACCTATCCCGACTTTAACTCATCCCGTTGATGACGGTGACCAATTGGAGCTGTTTGGCGAAGTATTCCTTGTGCTTGGGCTCAGTGGTCACACCGCAGGACACATTGGTTATGTGGGTGATGCCAAACTGTTTTGTGGCGATGTGCTGTTTTCAGCTGGTTGTGGGCGAATCATGGAAGGCACCCCACTGCAGATGTTTGATGCATTGAATAAGATAACGGCACTCCCACAAGAAACCGAGGTTTACTGTGCTCATGAATACACGGCAGCCAATATCGCTTTCGCACTTGCAGTTGAGCCGAATAACCAACACCTAAAGCAATATCGTGACCAAGTGAATCGACTGCGCGCTCAAAATAAGTCGACCATCCCCACAAATTTGAGACAAGAGAAGTTTGTTAACCCTTTCTTACGCTATACAGAACCAAGTGTAGTGAAATCAGTATCTAATCGTACCGAGCAGACCGATCCTTTATCGGTTTTTACCGCTTTACGTGCGTGGAAGAACGAATTTTAA
- a CDS encoding LysM peptidoglycan-binding domain-containing protein — MRVKYSWALVLLLSGCQLTQSENPDQASEQTNTSPTKEVSQANVSSGTTLEEPKVETPVVTPQTQQDVWKRIAMQLEMEVPDQKKVDYYRTWYLKHPGHLKTVSKRAEPFLYLITTKIEERDLPLELALLPVVESSFDAFAYSHGSAAGLWQFISGTGKAYGLEQNFWYDGRRDVAASTDAALDFLTDLNKRFDGNWQHAIAAYNSGGGRVNSAIRKNKKLGKPIDFFSLDLPKETSSYVPKLLALADVIANQEKYGIDIPAIPNKPVLTLVNPSEQLDLAIAASYAGIPVKELQGHNPAYNQWATAPEKHQQLLLPLGSVEKFNKEVAANKGKGMKLVRYKVQSGDSISVLASKYNTTSKVIRSANGLSNNNIRVGQHLFIPTSTKDDKTYALSASNRLASTQSKSRGQYKLSHTVKSGDSLWTIARANKVSHQSLAKWNGMGPRDTLRIGQELVIWKNSSDGAIIRTVFYNVRSGDTVSGIASKFKVKSTDVVKWNALQNKKYLQPGQKLKLYVDVTKVSV; from the coding sequence ATGCGAGTTAAGTACAGCTGGGCTTTGGTACTACTACTTTCTGGTTGCCAATTAACTCAGTCAGAGAATCCAGACCAAGCTTCCGAGCAAACCAACACCTCCCCTACTAAAGAAGTTTCTCAAGCGAACGTTTCATCGGGAACGACCCTAGAAGAACCAAAAGTTGAAACACCCGTCGTTACTCCACAGACACAACAAGATGTTTGGAAACGTATTGCGATGCAACTTGAAATGGAAGTGCCAGACCAAAAGAAAGTCGACTACTACCGCACTTGGTACCTCAAGCACCCTGGTCATCTAAAAACCGTATCAAAACGCGCGGAACCTTTCCTTTATTTGATCACAACTAAGATTGAAGAAAGAGACTTGCCTTTAGAGCTGGCCCTATTGCCCGTTGTTGAAAGCTCGTTTGATGCATTTGCTTATTCTCATGGTAGTGCTGCTGGACTATGGCAGTTCATTTCAGGTACCGGCAAAGCTTACGGACTAGAACAAAACTTCTGGTACGATGGCCGCCGTGACGTAGCCGCTTCAACCGACGCCGCATTGGATTTCTTAACCGACCTAAACAAACGTTTTGATGGGAACTGGCAACACGCAATCGCTGCCTACAACAGTGGCGGTGGTCGTGTGAACAGCGCAATCCGTAAGAACAAGAAGCTGGGTAAGCCAATCGACTTCTTCTCTCTCGACTTACCAAAAGAGACCAGCAGCTATGTACCTAAGCTACTTGCACTGGCTGACGTGATTGCTAACCAAGAGAAGTATGGCATCGATATCCCTGCGATCCCGAACAAGCCAGTACTGACTCTGGTTAACCCAAGTGAACAACTTGATTTAGCCATTGCCGCAAGCTACGCCGGCATTCCTGTCAAAGAACTGCAAGGCCACAACCCGGCTTATAACCAGTGGGCAACGGCACCAGAGAAACACCAACAATTATTGCTTCCTTTAGGCTCTGTTGAGAAGTTCAACAAAGAAGTGGCAGCCAATAAAGGCAAAGGCATGAAGTTGGTGCGTTACAAGGTTCAGTCTGGTGACAGCATTAGCGTACTCGCAAGCAAATATAACACCACCAGTAAAGTGATCCGCTCAGCAAACGGTTTGAGCAACAATAATATTCGTGTTGGTCAGCACCTATTTATTCCAACATCAACAAAAGACGACAAGACATACGCACTAAGCGCTTCAAATCGCCTAGCAAGCACACAGTCAAAGAGTCGAGGTCAATATAAGCTTAGCCATACCGTAAAAAGTGGTGACAGCCTATGGACGATTGCGCGTGCAAATAAGGTGTCTCACCAATCACTGGCTAAGTGGAATGGCATGGGACCACGCGACACGCTTAGAATTGGTCAAGAACTGGTCATTTGGAAGAATAGTTCAGATGGTGCCATCATCCGAACTGTCTTTTATAACGTAAGATCAGGTGACACAGTCAGCGGTATTGCATCAAAGTTCAAAGTAAAAAGCACAGATGTTGTAAAATGGAACGCTTTGCAGAACAAGAAATACCTACAGCCAGGACAAAAACTGAAGCTGTATGTTGATGTAACTAAGGTAAGTGTATGA
- a CDS encoding YIP1 family protein, giving the protein MNPSSNPLVMLLDIFRSPTACFLALYQRSTWGWQPYVVLMLSPFLFWGAYFSNVDFAWLSAELSQQLAQTNPDQLALLDSNTLLASEIISDIFGRTLTIILLAFWFNLATKPSQHQHSFWRWFAAASVVIFPAVLGDVASYASLILKHGHVMNYAADLNSINGLIKLPLTNEWSQFASSLPLLLPWYIVLGYAAVLTWTEFERGQALVISGLPWVGYYLIWALYILIF; this is encoded by the coding sequence ATGAACCCGTCAAGTAACCCACTCGTCATGCTGTTGGATATATTCCGTTCACCAACAGCTTGTTTCTTAGCGCTTTATCAAAGAAGTACTTGGGGATGGCAACCCTACGTCGTATTAATGCTCAGCCCATTCTTATTTTGGGGAGCCTATTTTTCGAATGTAGATTTTGCATGGTTAAGCGCAGAGTTGTCACAACAACTGGCTCAAACAAACCCAGATCAATTGGCGTTACTTGACAGCAATACCCTACTCGCGAGTGAAATCATCAGTGATATATTCGGCCGTACGTTAACCATCATTCTGTTGGCATTTTGGTTTAACTTAGCAACAAAACCAAGCCAACACCAACATAGCTTTTGGCGATGGTTTGCAGCCGCATCGGTTGTGATATTCCCTGCTGTTTTAGGTGATGTTGCAAGCTACGCAAGCCTAATTCTCAAGCATGGACATGTGATGAACTACGCTGCTGATTTGAACAGCATAAATGGCTTAATCAAGTTACCACTTACCAATGAGTGGTCGCAGTTTGCGAGCTCATTACCACTGTTGTTACCTTGGTACATCGTACTAGGTTATGCCGCGGTATTAACGTGGACTGAGTTTGAACGTGGGCAAGCACTGGTCATCTCTGGCTTGCCATGGGTTGGTTACTACCTAATCTGGGCGCTCTATATTTTAATATTCTAA
- a CDS encoding endonuclease/exonuclease/phosphatase family protein, translating into MFKKTIIVISLLITLAVVSFHFIFVIPNKPNLITSSGNTSNDIYSCYQNSAPKAIDVSDGLDITVWNIYKQNRNNWQSELNKLSADSDLVLLQEASMTEGLRQWVTSGQWGSTRVNAFEAFEQSAGVLNLATHLPIEACAFTHEEPWFQLPKSALWSRYLLSNGEELAVINIHAVNFTFGTEDYEAQLKSLTDNLQKYRGPVIFAGDFNSWSEARFAVLKDALEQVGLTEVTFEPDNRTQFITGLVLDHVFYRGLDVEKAKAPITDASDHNPMRVTFKAR; encoded by the coding sequence ATGTTTAAGAAAACCATCATTGTTATCTCGCTATTGATAACGCTTGCTGTCGTTAGTTTTCATTTTATCTTCGTGATCCCGAATAAACCCAACTTGATCACTTCTTCTGGAAATACGAGCAACGATATTTACAGCTGCTACCAAAACTCTGCCCCGAAAGCGATTGATGTGTCTGATGGCCTAGATATTACGGTGTGGAATATCTATAAGCAAAACCGAAATAATTGGCAAAGTGAGTTAAATAAGCTGTCAGCCGATAGCGATTTAGTTTTGCTGCAAGAAGCGAGTATGACAGAAGGGCTTCGCCAATGGGTAACGAGTGGTCAATGGGGAAGTACTCGTGTGAATGCATTTGAAGCCTTTGAGCAAAGTGCGGGTGTACTCAACTTAGCCACCCATTTACCGATTGAAGCTTGTGCTTTTACTCATGAAGAACCTTGGTTTCAATTGCCTAAATCCGCACTTTGGTCACGCTACCTGCTAAGTAATGGCGAAGAACTGGCTGTGATTAATATCCATGCGGTGAACTTCACCTTTGGTACGGAAGATTACGAGGCTCAGCTAAAGAGCTTAACCGACAATCTCCAAAAGTATCGTGGACCTGTTATTTTTGCTGGGGATTTTAATAGCTGGAGTGAAGCTCGCTTTGCTGTATTGAAAGATGCGTTGGAACAGGTAGGTTTGACGGAAGTTACTTTTGAGCCTGATAACCGAACTCAGTTCATTACAGGGCTGGTGCTCGACCATGTGTTCTATCGAGGGTTAGATGTAGAAAAAGCAAAAGCGCCCATTACGGACGCTTCTGATCATAACCCTATGCGAGTGACCTTTAAGGCTAGATAG
- the glnB gene encoding nitrogen regulatory protein P-II — MKKIEAIIKPFKLDDVREALAEVGITGMTVSEVKGFGRQKGHTELYRGAEYMVDFLPKVKLEIVVTDEVADQCVDTIIETAQTGKIGDGKIFITEVERVVRIRTGEEDEDAV, encoded by the coding sequence ATGAAAAAGATTGAAGCCATTATCAAGCCATTCAAACTTGATGATGTACGTGAAGCACTTGCAGAAGTGGGTATTACGGGTATGACAGTATCTGAAGTTAAAGGCTTTGGACGTCAGAAAGGTCATACTGAGCTATACCGCGGCGCAGAGTACATGGTCGATTTTTTACCTAAAGTGAAATTGGAAATTGTTGTGACCGACGAAGTGGCTGACCAATGTGTTGATACCATTATCGAAACGGCTCAAACCGGTAAAATTGGTGACGGTAAGATCTTCATTACTGAAGTTGAACGTGTGGTACGTATTCGTACCGGCGAAGAAGACGAAGACGCCGTATAA
- a CDS encoding c-type cytochrome: MKKITLGLVLGLGLLSGNALAGDVAAGQAKAAICAACHGADGIAMIPGYPNLKGQNEQYIASSIKAYKSGQRTGGLAAVMQAQASMLSDEDIANLAAYYASLK, encoded by the coding sequence ATGAAGAAAATCACACTAGGGTTAGTTCTTGGACTTGGGTTATTGAGTGGTAACGCTCTGGCGGGTGATGTTGCTGCAGGTCAAGCAAAAGCGGCAATCTGTGCGGCTTGTCATGGCGCAGACGGTATCGCAATGATCCCAGGATATCCAAACCTTAAAGGCCAAAACGAGCAATACATCGCTTCATCAATTAAGGCCTATAAGAGCGGCCAGCGCACCGGCGGTTTGGCCGCTGTAATGCAGGCTCAAGCTTCTATGCTGAGTGATGAAGACATCGCAAATCTAGCCGCTTACTACGCAAGCCTTAAGTAA
- the tilS gene encoding tRNA lysidine(34) synthetase TilS — MTHLIETFTSVLHKSALKPSRLIVAFSGGVDSRVLLELAAQYAKSHHIECCAVHVHHGLSKNADLWAEQCQTWCDASSVPLAIERVSLDITSGESVEKLARDARYDSLQKHLSFGDILITGQHIDDQLETFLLALKRGSGPKGLSSMAKVMLFGEAFIVRPLLSVTRSDIEASAHDMGLAWVEDESNQDLRFDRNFIRHQVAPTLTARWPSFRESVSRSAQLCAEQELLLDELLESHFQQALGDSKSQSLSIEVLSQHSDLLRARLLRMWLSHCNQPMPSQKQLKLIWVEVACAQADANPKFVLNEVEIRRFNHQLYLVQDTKDLSNWQSDISMEDSLVLPDSLGELHLTSAVSDGVSNHREAQRFSLNKTSGTLRVTFNPEGLSAHPVGRGHSRKLKKLFQEYQVPSWLRRRTPILMDGDRVIAVLGLFVDKNYEGQDCEALWSK, encoded by the coding sequence ATGACTCACTTAATCGAAACCTTCACATCGGTACTTCATAAAAGCGCACTCAAGCCTAGTCGATTGATCGTGGCTTTCAGTGGCGGTGTTGATTCACGAGTGTTGTTGGAATTGGCTGCGCAATACGCTAAATCCCATCACATTGAGTGCTGTGCGGTACACGTTCATCACGGTCTCAGTAAGAATGCTGATCTTTGGGCTGAGCAATGCCAAACATGGTGTGATGCGTCGTCGGTTCCTTTAGCCATCGAGCGAGTATCTCTAGATATTACCAGCGGAGAAAGCGTTGAAAAGCTGGCTCGAGATGCTCGTTATGATTCACTTCAGAAGCACCTTAGTTTTGGTGATATTCTAATTACAGGCCAACATATTGATGACCAACTTGAAACTTTTTTGTTGGCGTTAAAACGTGGCAGTGGTCCGAAAGGACTTTCTTCAATGGCGAAAGTGATGCTGTTTGGTGAAGCGTTTATTGTGAGACCTCTGCTGTCAGTGACTCGATCAGACATCGAAGCGTCAGCTCACGACATGGGCTTAGCTTGGGTTGAAGATGAGAGTAATCAGGATCTGCGTTTTGACCGAAACTTTATTCGTCATCAAGTCGCGCCAACATTAACAGCTCGCTGGCCTAGCTTTCGGGAATCGGTCAGTCGCAGTGCTCAGCTTTGCGCAGAGCAAGAGTTACTGCTCGATGAGTTGCTTGAATCACATTTCCAGCAAGCTTTGGGGGACAGTAAGAGCCAGAGCTTAAGCATAGAAGTCTTATCTCAGCATTCTGATTTACTGCGCGCACGCTTGCTAAGAATGTGGTTGAGCCATTGCAATCAACCGATGCCGAGCCAAAAGCAGCTAAAACTTATATGGGTTGAGGTAGCCTGCGCTCAGGCAGATGCCAATCCTAAGTTTGTGTTGAATGAGGTTGAGATTAGGCGCTTTAATCATCAGCTCTATTTGGTACAAGACACCAAAGACTTGTCGAACTGGCAAAGTGATATCTCAATGGAAGATAGCTTAGTTCTGCCTGATAGTTTAGGGGAACTACACTTAACTTCAGCGGTGAGTGATGGTGTATCTAACCACCGTGAGGCGCAACGTTTTAGTCTCAACAAAACGAGCGGAACACTGCGAGTGACCTTTAACCCTGAGGGATTGTCGGCTCACCCGGTTGGTCGTGGTCATAGTCGAAAACTCAAAAAGCTTTTTCAGGAATACCAAGTACCCAGTTGGTTAAGACGTAGAACGCCGATATTAATGGATGGCGATCGAGTGATCGCTGTTCTAGGCTTATTCGTAGATAAAAACTACGAAGGTCAAGATTGTGAAGCGCTTTGGAGCAAGTAG
- the accA gene encoding acetyl-CoA carboxylase carboxyl transferase subunit alpha, with protein MSLNFLEFEKPIAELEAKIEALRDVSRHGGDTAVDLDKEIEQLEKKSLELKQKIFSDLGAWQVAQLARHPQRPYTKDYLEHAFTEFEEMAGDRAFADDKAIVGGMARLNGRPVMVIGHQKGRETKEKVIRNFGMPKPEGYRKALRLMETAERFNMPIITFIDTAGAYPGVGAEERGQSEAIAKNLKVMAGLSVPVICNVVGEGGSGGALAIGVGDYVNMLQYSTYSVISPEGCASILWRDSDKAPQAAEAMGLVAPRLKDLELIDEIIPEPLGGAHRDPVQTAQNMKDILVKQLEELEQFDNEALLERRYQRLMSYGYC; from the coding sequence ATGAGCCTGAACTTTCTAGAATTTGAAAAGCCTATCGCTGAACTTGAAGCAAAAATCGAAGCGCTACGTGACGTTTCGCGTCACGGTGGTGACACAGCGGTAGATCTAGACAAAGAAATTGAACAACTAGAGAAAAAAAGCTTAGAGCTTAAACAGAAAATCTTTAGTGACTTAGGTGCATGGCAGGTAGCTCAACTTGCTCGTCACCCTCAACGTCCGTACACCAAAGATTACCTGGAGCATGCCTTCACAGAATTTGAAGAGATGGCGGGCGATCGCGCTTTCGCTGACGACAAAGCAATTGTGGGTGGTATGGCTCGTCTAAATGGTCGTCCTGTTATGGTTATTGGTCACCAGAAAGGTCGTGAGACTAAAGAAAAAGTGATTCGTAACTTTGGTATGCCAAAGCCAGAAGGTTACCGTAAGGCACTTCGCCTAATGGAAACGGCTGAGCGTTTCAACATGCCAATCATTACTTTCATCGACACAGCGGGTGCATACCCAGGTGTTGGTGCTGAAGAACGTGGTCAATCTGAAGCGATCGCTAAAAACCTAAAAGTGATGGCTGGCCTTTCAGTTCCAGTTATTTGTAACGTTGTCGGTGAAGGCGGTTCAGGTGGTGCACTAGCGATTGGTGTTGGCGACTACGTGAACATGCTTCAGTACTCTACGTACTCAGTAATCTCTCCAGAAGGTTGTGCTTCAATCTTGTGGCGTGATTCAGATAAAGCACCACAAGCTGCTGAAGCTATGGGCCTAGTTGCTCCTCGTCTGAAAGATCTTGAGCTTATCGACGAAATCATTCCTGAGCCTCTAGGTGGTGCGCATCGCGATCCAGTACAAACGGCTCAGAACATGAAAGACATACTAGTTAAACAGCTAGAAGAGCTAGAGCAGTTTGATAACGAAGCACTACTTGAGCGTCGTTATCAACGCCTAATGAGCTACGGTTACTGCTGA